The proteins below come from a single Motilibacter peucedani genomic window:
- a CDS encoding DUF47 domain-containing protein: MAFRLRPQEPEFYDLFASAGENIVAGARLVVELVAASPDQRLRVTEQLREVEHAGDDITHTILRKVNTTFVTPFDREDIYRLASRLDDVLDLMEEAGDRVVLYGVDGLPAKAASVADVLLRGSELTSQAMPRLRTMKGLEDYWIEVNRLENEADQLYREMIGDLFRGGYDALHVLKVKEVLDILEGAADALEHVADAVQTIVAKES, translated from the coding sequence ATGGCGTTCCGACTGCGGCCGCAAGAACCGGAGTTCTACGACCTGTTCGCGTCGGCCGGCGAGAACATCGTCGCGGGCGCCCGCCTGGTCGTCGAGCTCGTCGCGGCGTCCCCGGACCAGCGGCTGCGCGTCACCGAGCAGCTGCGCGAGGTCGAGCACGCCGGCGACGACATCACCCACACGATCCTGCGCAAGGTCAACACGACGTTCGTGACGCCGTTCGACCGCGAGGACATCTACCGGCTCGCCAGCCGCCTCGACGACGTGCTCGACCTGATGGAGGAGGCCGGCGACCGGGTCGTCCTCTACGGCGTCGACGGTCTCCCGGCCAAGGCCGCCTCGGTCGCCGACGTCCTGCTGCGCGGCAGCGAGCTGACCTCGCAGGCCATGCCCCGCCTGCGCACGATGAAGGGGCTGGAGGACTACTGGATCGAGGTCAACCGGCTCGAGAACGAGGCCGACCAGCTCTACCGCGAGATGATCGGCGACCTCTTCCGCGGCGGCTACGACGCGCTGCACGTGCTCAAGGTCAAGGAGGTCCTCGACATCCTCGAAGGGGCCGCCGACGCCCTCGAGCACGTCGCCGACGCGGTGCAGACGATCGTCGCCAAGGAGAGCTGA